A genomic window from Chanodichthys erythropterus isolate Z2021 chromosome 1, ASM2448905v1, whole genome shotgun sequence includes:
- the flrt1b gene encoding leucine-rich repeat transmembrane protein FLRT1 yields MATESLVELRDWLFLLLLCLTLLVEVLEFAAATAAAAEAALGEAELQGDVPCPSACRCDDGFIYCNDRGLSIIPPLPLTAAVLYLQNNRIDNAGLPTSLERRLTVRVVYLYDNELDDFPTHLPPSLRELHLQDNNIRTLPRSALARLPLLEKLHMDDNSVSTVSIEDKAFANNPRLRLLFLSRNHLSSIPSGLPASLEELRLDDNRISTIPTHAFRGLSSLRRLFLDGNLLANQRIADDTFSRLSNLTELSLVRNSLQAPPLNLPSMHLLRLYLQDNAIAHIPRGSLDGMRRLQKLDISGNNLTTLPRGLFKDLDSLSQLLVRGNPWYCGCNLRWLHDWLHDRGSSVTVRGLTCHGPERLRGMALRDLTSQLADCEISVDTAGGMVGNDGAKKEKGYFPTQPPVTTTPPLPQGSLFTLRSKRPGHKYSDMGQDSLGGGNGVTGKSLLISVKPLTPETVHITWQAAQPVPSFRLSWLRLGNSPAMGSITETLVPGDRREYLLTQLQPQSSYIICLVPLSGNDGKRTSFTATGGLNINTNSEHEHPACAKTETDPLEQPISDQDSDRGTDQLSALPLAGIIGGATALVSLFLIFGIFCWYGHRAGYLTPGDHSIYGRDVVGSRGASKHYDDYVESGTIKDTSILEIRAHGFQMTPMSAQQPLQPKAKVEDMTYIHTIFPSNNATLYRSTLNHTGNPGYGTNRGYREGGIPDIDYSYT; encoded by the coding sequence ATGGCCACAGAGAGCCTTGTTGAACTCCGCGATTGGTTGTTCCTACTTCTTCTATGCCTGACATTATTGGTTGAAGTCCTCGAGTTTGCTGCAGCAACTGCTGCCGCCGCTGAGGCAGCTCTCGGGGAGGCGGAGCTTCAGGGAGATGTGCCATGCCCCTCAGCTTGCAGGTGCGATGATGGCTTTATTTACTGCAATGACCGTGGCTTGAGCATCATCCCTCCATTACCATTAACGGCAGCTGTGCTCTATTTGCAAAACAACCGCATAGACAATGCCGGGCTACCAACATCTTTGGAGCGACGACTGACTGTGAGAGTAGTATACCTTTATGATAATGAACTTGATGATTTTCCAACACATCTGCCTCCATCGCTACGGGAACTTCACCTACAGGACAATAATATACGAACTTTACCCCGTTCCGCTCTTGCACGGCTCCCCCTGCTGGAGAAGCTTCACATGGATGACAATTCAGTTTCAACCGTAAGTATAGAAGACAAAGCATTCGCCAACAATCCGAGGCTTCGTCTTCTTTTTTTGTCACGCAACCACCTCTCAAGTATACCATCAGGACTGCCTGCATCACTTGAGGAACTCCGACTAGATGACAATCGGATTTCAACTATTCCAACGCATGCATTTCGAGGTCTCTCCTCTCTAAGACGCCTCTTCCTCGATGGAAATCTGCTGGCAAATCAACGAATCGCAGATGACACATTCTCACGGCTGTCTAACCTCACAGAGCTTTCTCTGGTTCGTAACTCGCTCCAGGCACCACCATTGAACCTTCCTAGTATGCACCTCCTTCGACTCTATCTACAGGACAATGCCATAGCCCACATACCACGAGGCTCCCTGGATGGCATGCGAAGACTACAGAAACTGGATATATCAGGTAACAACTTAACGACTCTTCCGAGGGGTTTATTCAAGGATCTAGACAGCCTTTCACAATTACTCGTCCGAGGAAATCCCTGGTATTGTGGCTGTAACCTCCGCTGGCTTCATGACTGGTTGCATGATCGAGGTTCATCAGTGACCGTGAGAGGTTTAACTTGCCATGGACCAGAGAGACTAAGAGGCATGGCACTAAGGGACCTTACCAGTCAATTAGCAGACTGTGAGATCAGTGTAGATACTGCGGGAGGAATGGTTGGAAATGATGGagcaaaaaaagagaaaggcTATTTTCCGACACAGCCACCGGTTACAACAACCCCTCCACTTCCACAGGGTTCCCTCTTTACCCTCAGATCCAAACGACCAGGACACAAGTATTCTGATATGGGCCAGGACAGTCTTGGAGGCGGAAATGGGGTTACTGGTAAATCATTACTAATCAGTGTAAAACCTCTCACACCAGAGACAGTCCACATTACCTGGCAGGCTGCACAGCCAGTTCCCTCCTTCAGACTTTCCTGGTTGCGACTAGGGAACAGTCCTGCAATGGGCTCAATCACAGAAACACTTGTGCCAGGGGATCGCCGTGAGTATTTACTTACGCAACTACAGCCCCAGTCAAGTTATATCATCTGCTTGGTGCCTCTCTCTGGAAACGACGGTAAAAGAACCTCTTTTACAGCAACTGGGGGGTTAAACATAAACACAAACTCTGAGCATGAGCATCCTGCTTGTGCCAAAACAGAGACGGATCCCCTAGAGCAGCCTATTTCAGACCAGGACAGCGATCGAGGAACTGACCAACTGTCAGCGCTACCGCTTGCTGGGATTATTGGAGGTGCAACAGCACTGGTGTCTTTGTTCTTAATTTTTGGCATTTTCTGCTGGTATGGACACCGTGCAGGGTACCTTACACCAGGTGATCATTCTATATACGGTAGAGATGTAGTTGGATCAAGAGGTGCCAGCAAACATTATGATGACTATGTCGAGTCTGGAACCATAAAAGACACATCAATCTTAGAAATCAGGGCTCATGGCTTTCAGATGACACCAATGTCTGCCCAACAGCCATTGCAGCCCAAGGCAAAAGTTGAGGATATGACATACATCCATACTATCTTTCCCTCTAATAATGCAACTCTATATAGGAGCACCCTGAACCACACAGGAAATCCAGGCTATGGAACAAATCGAGGGTACAGAGAAGGGGGAATACCAGACATAGATTATTCATACACGTGA